The stretch of DNA TTATACTTCTACGCAATTGTAGCGAATGATGACGACTCCTCCGATCACCACAAACACACAACATTGAATCAGTCTGGGTCTCTTCGCCGAATCCGtgaacttcaaagtttctaCATTCTTATCTGTGCTATCCGATTAGATAATGAAGAAACACTTCGGACGTATCGAATATCGCGACGTAATCCAAAATTgcactgaaaacgttttttactTTCGCATTGATAGGACTCGATAAAATATCTATGCTCTATGATCACGGATGAGTTTTACTCCTTGCGTGTGCGTACGCATGCGATGTTTTAGCTGTCAATAGCGAACATTTCTGAAGGGCTCATACTTGATTTAATTTATTAAGTGATGCCAGATGTGGGGATAcgtgaaaaatcgacttttttgtCATTTGACATTCATTTGACGGAAACATAGAGAAGATAATCTAAAAGATGTagagtttgtattttttttggaaaaatcaaaCATTGACCGGAAATCTTGGAAATAAGGTCAATCAATCGTTTTCTCAGTGCCATTTACTTACCTTTTGCTTAGTACAGTAGTCGGCCCACTTCAGTAGAACTGCATTTTAGCTGGGCCGCTTTGGTAAGATTCTTAACCACGTTTGGTCATAAACTGCGCAACTGAAGCCATTTTCGTCAGTagctttattattattattattatttatttatttttagacTCATTAGAATTTTAGCCACACACATTTCTTTAGTTTAGGCACCACACACAGAATTTAGCATAAAGCCATTACATGttcaaattattaattgtaaattgcacaatagccatttaggcgtaaaagtattccttctgtttctttgttcagcgaatttttttcttcaataacgatttttattcGTCAACCAATCATAGCAAAGCGCGAAATCCCCCatgacagtgcgaaaaaagatagaactctTCAAGATTTTGATGCGAAAATCGCGTTGCTTTGACAGGAGACGCCACATACATCAGACAGGTGGAACAAGATATGCTAGATGGGAGGAATGATATATCGAAATAAATTTTCAGCTTTATACATATGAACCGCTTCAATAAGCCAGCTAAGTCGATCACCTATTGCAAGCATATTGCTGcataatcataattatttttacacatttttgttaacacgttgagcctcgaCCGAAATAGGGGACCGACAATGAAGTTTTCGTCTGGCCCGTATCGGCCCCAGCGAAACAATAGTGGGCTTTTCTAAATatcattttgtaactttgttgtTGTCGTTTCCAATATCGACACTATCCGAACGAGAGGTCTGCTGTCAGTCGGTGAGATCGGCGCAAAAAATACGGACATTTCAGTGTCAGTCCCCAGGGAACGAcgtggggcttaacgtgttaatatcCTATTCAATTAGctagtttttcaattattaattatCTGGAATACTTGCATTCACACATCTAACGATATAAATTCCCTCCCAGGCTGGGCGATCTACGGAATTTGCGTTCGCTCACTCTGCGTAACAATCAGCTCGTCTAACTGCCGCGGAATCTCACCGTGCTGCAGCTGATATTCCTCAACATCAGCTGCAACAAGTCACTACCCTGCCAGTGGAACTTCGACACATAAGTTCGTATACCTCAGAGCTTTGCGTTCGAAGTTTCGTCCACGTGTTCAAGTATCTAGAAACAGTGGCAGCCAAAAAGGAGAAATCGAATAATGATCTCGATAGGCACGCTACCCTACGGAGGTCGACGCTCTCGTCGAAAAATTTCTCCGGAAGTCTGTTGAACGGTACCCGGAACAGACGTACTCCCTTCGATTCTGAATACAGCACAAGCGATGGAGGTTGCGATAGTAAGCGTTAGTCCCAGAACGATCCGCACGATAGTAGTGGCACGTATTCGCATAAATGGTCGCTCATTCCAATCCACATAGGCTTCAGTGGGAAACCACCACCAGCTTCAGTTgcaccaacagcagcaacattTTTCTGTTGTCATCTGCAGGTGCAAATGGTCTTTCAGTTCTGCTCAGTGATGAGAGCCACGGTGGTGGTGGCATAATAGGTTCGCTTGAGGAAAAGTTCAAGAAAGGCATCGCGCTGCAGGATCAGCTCGAGCGAAAGAAGCTGAATAAAATAAGTAATATGATCGCATTCGGAAGAGTCCAAGTATCAACTAACCTATTCGTTCATTCGTAGAGTCGATATTTCTCCAGAATATTATTTGACTCTTGAAAGTGTCAAGTCCGATGAGAAGATGCGAACGCTAGGAATTATCCAACCTTACAGGTATACCTGATCCATTCAAATTGTATCtcataacatatttcaatatttctcgtACAGGAAATATAAGAAAGCGTCAGCAGTTTAATCAGTTTGATATCTACCTACCTAAAGAGCATCAAATCCAAACACGCATCACGCTTCGATCAACAATTCCCACGCTTGCCGCGTTCCACCTGGCTGTTCCACGTTTCTCATTCTGAAAGTAATAAAGCATTGATAAAACTCTTAAATAGTTTTGAGAGAGAAATCCACCGTACATGACTATTCGAATTAAAATAATGAGACTTGGTAGTAAACAATAAGTTCACTGGAATTTCTTTATTATCTaacaaacatgaaattatttttcgcgACTATTGCTGGAATTCATGAGCTTAGCtcgatctggttctatagttcgTCCAGTTCGAAAATCTCTTTTAATGAGTTGATTGATTAATcaacttttttagaaaaatgtatACCTTCTCTTTTTGCCAGCATTTGTGTCAGAAAACAACTGATAGCATCGATTCAATAATAATGATCAACACTGGTGTTACAACCCCTCGGTTTTCTGTCGCTCCTCAGATATCTGTGCCCACAAACAAAGCCGCGCGCCCATGCTTGTATTCGCGTTGACAGTGCGACGGTAGTGCCTCCTGGTGTTGGCAGGTGTTGGCTTCTCATTAGGGggcaaaacataaacaaaccgccatcgaaaatatacaaatttgATACAGTGATTACCATTGTAATTCTTTGATTGTGTCGTCTGCTGGTTTTAGGAATCTTTAAACAGCTTTCAAACAGCATATTACGGTGAATAACGAATATTCTGGCCTCATTCAGCGTTTGTAGGAGGCAGAAAAAATAGGCGCATCTGGAGGACTGAGATTTTAGGGTAATTTctttaataaaattatgaatgaaacttgaaaagaaatgaagTGCTGTTATATTAAACAGTTCTGTCAATTCATTGTCTTTAATAATAAAGCGAAAAACATTACGATACAATTCATTTGCAGTGCAGTGCTTCGTGGAGAAAATGGCCGAGTGGAAGCAAAGTGAACCTTGCAACGAGCCTTGTGATGAAAATATCGGGATTCAATCTATAACACCGCATTCTAGTAAAGTGGTTTGTATAGTTCCTGGATGTCGTACACGGAATGGCCAAGGATATTCATTCCACAACTTTCCCCCGAAGGCGGATAGAAAACGGTATAAGGTTTGGTTGACAAAATTGCGACTGAATTATGAGCCATCTCCGTCGTCGAAAGCTTGCAGCTTACATTTTAGCATTACAAACTTTGTTGTTCCTAGTAAGTAGTGTTTTTCTGTTGCATTCTAAAATACTAATGTCTAATATTTTATTCTAGCTGCGAGAAGGCTTACTGAACGGATGATTTTAAAAAGAACAGCCATACCAGACATCAACTTACCTAAACCAATTTGTAACACAGTGAGAGAAATAGCAGCTAAAAATCGCGCAGAACGAGCAGCCAGGCGGAATGAATTTAAACCAGATCTGAATCATTATATGGAGGACAGCCAAATGTCGATCTGTGATGATACTGAGGACGCAATAGACATTATTACAGCACCGGACTTTGAGCAAGCAGCTGTTATTACATCACCGGACTTTGTGCAAGCAGCTGTTATTACATCACCGGACTTTGTGGAAGCAGCTGTTCAGGTGGACACGCTTGATTTGGATAAACTTTTTATCGGTCGTCGTAGAACTATGTCTGTCCACTTTAAAACCGATTCGGAGTTGAACTCCTGGACAGGGTTAGCTTCCCTCAAAATGTTGGATACCATCGTTGAGGGCTTATGTTCGTTGGCCGCGTATAAGAAGCGATCGCACTCTACCGTTCCTGTAGAAGAGGAAGTGCTTGTAGTGTTTGTGAAAATGAAAACGAATATATCGTTCTCTTGCATGAGTGCTCTGTTTAACTTACATTACCAGACTATTTCTCAGGTGTTTTACCGGACAGTTCCATTGTTGAAGATGATGTGCACTCCATTAGTACCATGGCCAACACAAGAAGAAGTTAATCGCAATATGCCACACTATTTCCGACCATATTATACTGACGTTATCGCTGTACTCGATTGCACTGAAATGCCAATTAAAAAACCAAAATGTCTCCACTGCAGGATCAACGCATATTCGCATTATAAAGGACGTGAGACTGCGAAGTACTTGATTGCAGTTACTCCAGGAGGAACAATATGCTATATAAGTCATGGATATGGCGGGAAGGCTTCGGATAAGCAAATAGTTACTGCGGAAAAATTgctcgaaaaatttaaaattggtgAAGCAGTGATGACCGATAAAGGTTTCAGCATAGATACTGAATGTAAAGCCCTCGGAGTGAAGCTTGTGCGACCACCATTTCTAACGGCTCCTCGATATCAGCTGAGTACAATGGATGCTCgtgtaaatgtttctatagccGCGTCAAGAGTACATGTGGAACGAGCTATACAACGCAtaaaaattttcgaaatattcaacAACAAACTCGATACACGTTTTCTTCCTATATTGGATGATTTAATATACATTGCCTGTGGAATTGTCAATATTTCGAAGCCAATTCTGTCAAACGAACGATTTTAGAATTAGAatgtttttattaataatacTTTAGAATACATATATTAAACAGACGAATAtagatatttcaaaaaaaacattaaaataaacctcCTTCAGCACTGCTACCATCGTTCTAACATAATCTGGATCGAATTGAACTTCCTGAACATAGCATTTATCATCATATTCTGAATAGATTATAAAATCTGCTACTCTACATTTTGTTATGAACATAGTTAGTTGCAACTGTGCGTaatattgatgattttttttcaaaacatttaatCTTGTAAAATAGGGAAGAAAATCAATTAAATCACTCAATGATTTATTTTCCCCTTCTTTTGGACACTTAATTTCTATTATTCTCCCTTCGTTTATAACAATTCCGTCAGGAGAACATCCCAGCCATGAAATATGTGGGGGTATTACGAAACCACAACTCCAAACGTTTTTTCTGTAGTCTCGCTCATATGCTGCTATGGCTTTTGATTCGCATCGGATCCCATGTACGATTGCTGGTGTTGAAAGATGTTTCGGTGTCACCATACTCAGGAttttacttttccaatttttgttctTGTCGGGTTGATTTGTGTAGTATGTATACACAGAGTATGCACTGGATGAAGTGATGCGCCGGCTTCGTTCTTTTTTCCATTGCGATGATACTCTTTGTTCTATAGTTCTTGTACATATTTTCAAAGACTCGTATTCCGATACTTTCACATTAAATTCGAAATGAAGTTGCAGATCCTTTTCTAACGGACCTATAAATTCCATTATTTCACGATCGATCATCGTGAAGTTATCAGGATGAAACGATCTTCTCAGGAAGGATTTAAGTAGACTGCAAgtcatattttcttcaatagaaaTTAACGAATCAATGGATTCTGTAGAATGACTTTGCACATCTATATCGAGAAATGTATTCAGAACATCAGATTCATCatttttgtcaatatttttcatatcTCGTCCTTTCTTTTCGTATGCCAGACCGCTTTCAGGGAAtcctaataattaataattaaaattttattttaaaaaatcgatcaATAAATTGGAAGCAAACCTTTCACGAAAAGCTGAAGAATGTTGGTACCCTCATCGTGAGTCAAACCCGCCGGCGAGGCAGCTTCAGTCGTATCTTTTGTATTCGTCATTTTTTTGCAGAATGCGGTCAATGGTGTTGTCTTGTACATATCGTCAGCAACTTTTTCTGCAATTTTACCCCACTTTTGTTGCAAATCTGTTACTGTAAGCAATGGAACTGAAGGGaacctaaaaatagaaaaattgatttttgccatttgtattcaagaaaatcacaaaaaacacATTAGAAGATGTTTTAAAACGGCCATTATGTGTTTGCATTTTCCCATTCCAGCTTTGCACGAACACTGAAAAGGCCACTTTTCACAGGAAGGTCTGGTGCGGATGGAAATTTTGTGTGGATCAGCTCTAGGTGATGATGACTTCAAACAAGTCAAGTCAAACAAGACAAGAAGCAAGTGGTTAGCTTGAAACACCCGTTCACCTTCGACTATCAACCTGCTTCCTCCTCCGACGTATTGAAAAATATCGGCAAGCTGCAAATTTACCGTCATCATCGAAGAGTTTATCGCATTGGATGCCTGTTTAAGAAAGAAATATTAAAGGTTTTCATTAGCTTTTCATTGCATTAGAAATATTCGGGAactattttttgttcaaatcgCACTAAAGTAACTAAAGATTTTTACCACAGATTCAGGAAGAAACCTCGAAACAtcgattttcattcataattttgattcgaAACGAGATATGAAATTCCAATTCGCAAATCATACTAGTTTTTGAATATTAATTATGGACGAACAATACAAGTACG from Toxorhynchites rutilus septentrionalis strain SRP chromosome 3, ASM2978413v1, whole genome shotgun sequence encodes:
- the LOC129774114 gene encoding uncharacterized protein LOC129774114 gives rise to the protein MYKTTPLTAFCKKMTNTKDTTEAASPAGLTHDEGTNILQLFVKGFPESGLAYEKKGRDMKNIDKNDESDVLNTFLDIDVQSHSTESIDSLISIEENMTCSLLKSFLRRSFHPDNFTMIDREIMEFIGPLEKDLQLHFEFNVKVSEYESLKICTRTIEQRVSSQWKKERSRRITSSSAYSVYTYYTNQPDKNKNWKSKILSMVTPKHLSTPAIVHGIRCESKAIAAYERDYRKNVWSCGFVIPPHISWLGCSPDGIVINEGRIIEIKCPKEGENKSLSDLIDFLPYFTRLNVLKKNHQYYAQLQLTMFITKCRVADFIIYSEYDDKCYVQEVQFDPDYVRTMVAVLKEYY
- the LOC129774113 gene encoding uncharacterized protein LOC129774113, translated to MAEWKQSEPCNEPCDENIGIQSITPHSSKVVCIVPGCRTRNGQGYSFHNFPPKADRKRYKVWLTKLRLNYEPSPSSKACSLHFSITNFVVPTARRLTERMILKRTAIPDINLPKPICNTVREIAAKNRAERAARRNEFKPDLNHYMEDSQMSICDDTEDAIDIITAPDFEQAAVITSPDFVQAAVITSPDFVEAAVQVDTLDLDKLFIGRRRTMSVHFKTDSELNSWTGLASLKMLDTIVEGLCSLAAYKKRSHSTVPVEEEVLVVFVKMKTNISFSCMSALFNLHYQTISQVFYRTVPLLKMMCTPLVPWPTQEEVNRNMPHYFRPYYTDVIAVLDCTEMPIKKPKCLHCRINAYSHYKGRETAKYLIAVTPGGTICYISHGYGGKASDKQIVTAEKLLEKFKIGEAVMTDKGFSIDTECKALGVKLVRPPFLTAPRYQLSTMDARVNVSIAASRVHVERAIQRIKIFEIFNNKLDTRFLPILDDLIYIACGIVNISKPILSNERF